The following are from one region of the Salvia hispanica cultivar TCC Black 2014 chromosome 1, UniMelb_Shisp_WGS_1.0, whole genome shotgun sequence genome:
- the LOC125196854 gene encoding uncharacterized protein LOC125196854, with protein MAAKKSKSKKSPITKKTSPPPPPSPPYRQQWPFSDHPRAYKLWDKVTHRNSALAITKSWLPPPTTTRCDARHNQPPQLRHVAAGPPQNHTPHPHNRYLRDITKATSETPGASQYWCILRHSPAALLPNPAPALRPDPLGPKLQLSGVSVGPGRPRSGLVVSYGALHASGSDVYWLRGVAVWHECVTPDPFDPKKKPMEFTSMVRFRGNFYAMSLQGALAVMQVVETRLTITGVTVGRAVPRSSWRFFKEYLCEMNGEILLVFLIHMKSLAIVDDVEVFRLDLVRMDWVKFERLQGKAMFLNQNCSWVNSEELWCKDDRVYFTEGSENIWKVYNMKTCSISLVPAGWSWNPLVGP; from the exons ATGGCagccaaaaaatccaaatccaagAAATCACCCATCACTAAAAAGACTtctcctccgcctccgccaTCGCCACCATATAGACAACAGTGGCCGTTTTCCGACCATCCCCGAGCATACAAGCTATGGGACAAAGTCACCCACCGCAACTCCGCTCTCGCCATCACCAAATCATGGCTACCACCTCCAACCACAACCCGATGCGACGCCCGTCACAACCAACCACCCCAGCTCCGCCACGTGGCCGCCGGACCACCCCAAAACCATACTCCTCATCCACACAATCGCTACCTCCGCGATATCACCAAAGCCACCTCGGAAACGCCCGGCGCTTCGCAATATTGGTGCATCCTGCGACACTCTCCCGCGGCCCTATTGCCCAACCCGGCTCCCGCACTCCGCCCCGACCCGCTCGGCCCGAAGCTGCAGCTGAGCGGCGTCAGCGTCGGGCCGGGCAGGCCTCGCTCGGGCCTCGTTGTTAGCTACGGCGCCCTGCACGCCTCCGGCTCCGATGTGTACTGGCTCAGAGGCGTTGCAGTCTGGCATGAGTGCGTGACGCCCGACCCGTTCGACCCGAAAAAGAAGCCGATGGAGTTCACGAGCATGGTTAGGTTTCGAGGAAATTTCTACGCGATGAGCTTGCAGGGAGCGCTTGCCGTGATGCAG GTGGTCGAGACGCGCCTCACAATCACGGGAGTGACGGTGGGCAGAGCGGTCCCGAGATCGAGCTGGAGGTTTTTCAAGGAATATTTGTGTGAGATGAATGGGGAGATCTTGTTGGTTTTCTTGATTCACATGAAATCTCTTGCTATTGTGGATGATGTTGAGGTTTTTCGACTCGATTTGGTTAGGATGGATTGGGTTAAGTTTGAGAGGCTGCAGGGGAAGGCGATGTTCTTGAATCAGAACTGTAGTTGGGTGAATTCAGAAGAATTATGGTGCAAGGATGATCGTGTGTATTTCACGGAGGGATCGGAGAATATCTGGAAAGTGTATAACATGAAAACTTGTTCCATTTCACTAGTTCCGGCCGGATGGAGTTGGAACCCACTTGTTGGACCATGA